One genomic segment of bacterium includes these proteins:
- a CDS encoding GNAT family N-acetyltransferase has translation MNDYEIKLKDNITLNTISKVIVDETSKLGFKRADYISLVNDLLDISMHNENTIELKEKEEIISRGAKFKFPIRGKNIHLRLFNLKTDFDVVQEWLNDSAGQWFLLDRSSYREKTSLQIFENERNIFGIITLPDKTPIGLMAFLNYDQINHKAEMRKLIGEKIHREKGYAKEATTLWIQYGIRNLGLKKIYLNTIENNLRNVAINKELGFQIEGLLRREFLINNEYYDVLRMAYIVED, from the coding sequence ATGAATGACTACGAAATAAAACTAAAAGACAATATTACATTGAATACAATCTCTAAAGTTATTGTTGATGAAACATCAAAGCTGGGATTTAAGCGGGCAGATTATATTTCACTCGTGAATGATTTACTGGATATCTCAATGCATAACGAGAACACAATCGAGTTGAAAGAAAAAGAAGAGATCATATCAAGAGGCGCTAAATTTAAATTTCCGATACGAGGGAAAAACATCCACTTAAGATTATTTAATTTGAAAACTGATTTCGATGTTGTGCAGGAGTGGCTAAACGACAGTGCCGGTCAATGGTTTTTACTGGACCGCTCATCTTACCGCGAAAAAACATCTCTGCAGATATTCGAAAATGAGAGGAACATTTTTGGGATTATTACTCTTCCTGACAAAACACCTATCGGACTTATGGCATTTTTAAATTATGACCAGATTAACCACAAAGCTGAAATGCGAAAATTAATCGGTGAAAAAATTCACAGGGAAAAAGGTTATGCAAAGGAAGCTACAACCTTGTGGATTCAGTATGGCATCAGAAATTTAGGTTTGAAAAAAATCTACCTGAATACAATTGAAAACAATCTCAGGAACGTTGCAATTAACAAGGAACTTGGCTTTCAGATTGAAGGACTGCTTCGTAGAGAATTTTTAATAAACAATGAATACTATGATGTATTGAGGATGGCATATATCGTTGAAGATTAA